The genomic DNA CGCAGGTCCTGCAGCTTGACCAATGCCACCACCTCTATGAACCAAAGCCTCTTGAAAACCTTGATCTATTGGACGCATTGGAGCGTTATCCCCTAAATGCCATTTACCAAAAATACCTGTTCTGTATCCATGATCTCTAAGAATTTCTGCGATTGTAATTTCAGATGTATTCATAAAGTGATCTACTTGAGTTACAGCAGTTACTCCTGTTCTATAAGGGTACCTACCTGTTAAAAGCGCTGCTCTTGAAGCGGAACAATTAGGATATGAAAAAAAATGTGTCATCTCCAACCCTTGTTCCCCTAACGATTCTATTTGTGGCGTTTTTAAATAAGGATTCCCATGTGCCCCAATATCACCGTAACCCTGATCATCGGTCATCATGATAATTATATTCGGACTTTCTTGGGCTTGAGCATTATAAAACCCTAGTAAAAATGCAATGGGTAATAAAAAATTTAGTTTCATTGTGAATTTAACGTGTTATGTTTTAATAATTACCAGTTTGTAAAAGATCCATCTTTCCGCTTTAAACGCGGTGTCTCAACACTATTAAATCCTTCTTTTAGTGCCAGGTCTTCATTAAACTCTATTCCCAAACCAGGAGCATCTGAAACCTTGTAACGGTTCCCTTCTAATTTTGGTTGCACTGGATAATAGTTGATATCATCTAATCCTGGGTTTTCTACAGGTGTATTCATTTCTTCCAACCATGTAAAATTAGGACAAGCTGCTGCCAAGTGAATAGTAGCTGCCGTACAAATAGGACCAATTGGGTTATGAGGCAATAAATCTATGTAATGTGCTTCGGCCATATTCGCTACTTTCATGGCTTCTGTAATTCCACCAACATTGCAAACATCTATTCTGGCAAACTGCGTAATATTTTTTTCGATATAGGGTAAAAATTGCCATTTACTAGAAAACTCTTCTCCTATTGCAAAAGGTACATTTACCATTTTTCTTAATTCTTGATAGACTTCCGGCATTTCATCCCTAATAGGTTCTTCAATAAAATCTAAAGTCCCTGTTGGCATTCGCTGTAAAAAAGATACTGTTTCCGGAACAGATAACCTGTGATGATAATCTATTCCAATAGTTACTTTTGTTCCAACCTCTTTTCGTAATGCAGAAACCCAATCGGCTATAATCGTGATAGAATCTCTTGGCTCAAATTCTGAAGCATATTTTCCTTCTTCATATTCTGCAGGCGCTAAACGTAACATGCGCCAACCTTCTTTAATAAGTACTTTTGCTCTATCAATAAGTTCTTCTTTGCTACTAAATCGTAATGAAGCAAAACACTCTACATAATCACGCTGTTTTCCTCCAAGTAATTCATAGACAGGAACACCTAAAGCTTTTCCTTTGATGTCATAAAGTGCTATGTCTATAGCAGAAATAGCCGCAGTTAATACTCTTCCACCTTCAAAATACTGACCTCGGTACAAATCTTGCCAAATTGCACCTATTTGCCTTGGGTCTTTACCTATTAATAATGGACGGTAATGATCAATGGCACCGATAACCGCAAACTCCCTTCCTGTAATTCCTGAAGCACCCCAACCATAAATCCCAGCATCAGTTTCAACTTTAATATTTAATTGACTTCTACCTGCGATGTTTACTGGAAACACCTTTATATCTGTTATTTTCATGTATTCTTTTCTCTTTTACCTAGTAGTTACATGTAATAGAGCTTATCTCGACCTTTTCTATTTCCTAAAAAATGGCTAAAATTCGCCCATATTTCATTATTTTTTATGCATAGCGATGCCATGCCTTTCAAAAAGTGCTTAATCTGAACAAATTTCAACTCATTTTAGGTTAAAAACAAAGAGTCAAGATGAGTTCAATATTCATTAATGACAATTTTTTAGAATTTTTCTTCTAATGATTTTTTCACGAATCTATATCTTTAATTTCATCTCCAGATTCTTTTAACTCTATTCGTTTCACTTTTCCGACTACTAGTAAAAATGAAAGAAAACCTAATACTGTTAATGCGCCTATAAAAAATAAAGCAGGACTAAAATCGCCATCTTGCACTAAAACACCAATTACTGAAGGAACAATGACTGCAGATAAACCACCTATTAAGTTGAAAACGCCACCGACAAGCCCTATGATTCGCTTGGGAGCGATTAAGGATACAAAAACCCATGTAATTGAAGCTAAGCCATTGCCAAAAAAAGCAATGGTTAAAAAAAGTATAATCAAGAATGTGCTGTCTGTGAAATTAGCACCTATTATTAAAGTGGATAAAGATAACCCAATCAATACAGGAGCTTTTCTAGCAAACTCAGGTGTTTTTCCTTTTTTCACTAAAAAATCGGATGAAAATCCAGCTAAAAGCACACCACAAAAGGCAGCTAAAAATGGTATTGAGGCTAAAAACCCCGACTTTATAAAATCAAACCCTCTATATTCTACCAAATATGTTGGAAACCAAGTTAAAAAGAAGATAGACATGGAGCCCATACAAAATTGACCAATATAAATTCCCCATAATTTCCAATGTTTGAAAGCTTCAAAAAAGTCATCCCAATTAAATTTCTCCTTTTCTGTTGTTTTCTCAACTTTTTTAGCAAAACCACCTCCATCTTTAATCAATTTAAGTTCTGCCTCGCTCACCGTTTTATGTTGATCTGGGTCTCTGTAGAAAGCGTACCATACTACAGCCCAAACTATTCCAATAACTCCAGAAATAATTAATAACCCTCTCCAACCAACTTTATCTTGTATTAGGG from Flavivirga abyssicola includes the following:
- a CDS encoding mandelate racemase/muconate lactonizing enzyme family protein, with the protein product MKITDIKVFPVNIAGRSQLNIKVETDAGIYGWGASGITGREFAVIGAIDHYRPLLIGKDPRQIGAIWQDLYRGQYFEGGRVLTAAISAIDIALYDIKGKALGVPVYELLGGKQRDYVECFASLRFSSKEELIDRAKVLIKEGWRMLRLAPAEYEEGKYASEFEPRDSITIIADWVSALRKEVGTKVTIGIDYHHRLSVPETVSFLQRMPTGTLDFIEEPIRDEMPEVYQELRKMVNVPFAIGEEFSSKWQFLPYIEKNITQFARIDVCNVGGITEAMKVANMAEAHYIDLLPHNPIGPICTAATIHLAAACPNFTWLEEMNTPVENPGLDDINYYPVQPKLEGNRYKVSDAPGLGIEFNEDLALKEGFNSVETPRLKRKDGSFTNW
- a CDS encoding MFS transporter, yielding MTSKKSTKKRYNILALIFGTVVINYLDRTNISVAASAISESLDLTTVQMGLIFSAFGVAYAALQIPGGIIVDKIRLRFLYALMLFLWSVATLFQGFVNSFKVLMGLRASIGVFEAPSYPANNAIVTKWFPETERASAIAIYTSGQFIGLAFLFPVLTLIQDKVGWRGLLIISGVIGIVWAVVWYAFYRDPDQHKTVSEAELKLIKDGGGFAKKVEKTTEKEKFNWDDFFEAFKHWKLWGIYIGQFCMGSMSIFFLTWFPTYLVEYRGFDFIKSGFLASIPFLAAFCGVLLAGFSSDFLVKKGKTPEFARKAPVLIGLSLSTLIIGANFTDSTFLIILFLTIAFFGNGLASITWVFVSLIAPKRIIGLVGGVFNLIGGLSAVIVPSVIGVLVQDGDFSPALFFIGALTVLGFLSFLLVVGKVKRIELKESGDEIKDIDS